The DNA segment TCCTCATCGAGAGCCGGTCCTGCCAGATAGACGAGGCCCACGACATTTGGCATGTGGCCAGCCCCCGTGATGACGGCGCAACCATAGGCATGGCCGACTAGCAGCGTAGGAGTCTCCTGTGCGGCTGCCAACCTGCTTGTTCTGTCGACATCGTCAGTCAACGAGGTGAGGGGGTTTTGCACGGCGAAAACCCGGTAGTTCTTCTTATGGAGCGGAGGAATGACATGACGCCAGTGCGAACCATCGCCCCAAGCGCCATGCACGAGTAGGATATTTGGTTTCTCAGGCATCGTCGAAATCTCCCTCGTTGTTGAGTTGCTTGGCTGGACTTCCGTTCAACATTTGCTGGCCAAAACATCTACTCGGCCACTTCGAAAATGACTTCCAGTTCAACGGCGCCGCCGAGCGGAAGACTTGCAGCGCCCTGGACCAGGCGGCATGGGTTTTTGTCTTTTCCGAAGACGTCTTGAAGCAACTCCAGGCTGTAGATAGGATGCACCTCCCCGCTTAAGGTTGCGCGCCCGCTGACAGAAAACGAGGCCCAAGAGGCACCTTCAGGAACTTGGCTCGGCGTGAGCGACTCTTCAACCGCTCTTTAGGAGACCCATGGATTGTTCGTACCGGGTCAGCGCCTGTCGAACTGGCTCGAGCTCGGCGCGTGTGTAGATCAGGGTCGCCCTACTATTGCCCGTGTGTCCAAGAGCACGGCCAATCACCGAGGTTGGAGCACCGAGCAAGCCCAAATGAGTTCCGAACGTCCGCCTCAAGTCATGGATGGTCAGATCGCGAATCTTTGCTCGCGCGAGAATCTCTCTCCACGCTTTTTTCGGTTCCTGCATGTGGCCACTCCCAGACCGTTGACGAGGCGCGGGAAAGAGAAATTCCGATTTTTCCAGGCTTGGCAGCTTCCGGAGCATCTCTATGACTCCTTCCGTCAAGGGAAGAACCTTCGGTTTCTCGCTCTTCCCACGGCCGCCGGGCAGAGTCCATATTGCCGTCTCGAAATCGAAATCCTCCCAACGAGCCGTAAGCAACTCTCCTTTTCGGCAACCCAGCGTCAGGACCAACGTGAAAAAGTCGCGCCAATGGCGACGCTGTTCTGCGCGGAGGGCCTCCAAGAGCGCCACAATCTCGTTCGGGCGTAGATATCTCTCCCGCGAATACTCACGGTTGCGCCTTACGGCGTCGGCCGGATTCTCTGTCACCGCGTGGTGGCGCATACTTCGAGTCCAGTTCCATGCGGTTCTGATCGCCTCAACCGTTCGATTGGCGGTGACCGGACCGTTGGAAGCGGTGATTTTGTTATGCAGCGCTACCAGATCGGCCGGGATGATCTCCGAAATCCTCCTCTTCCACAGGTCTTTGTATACGGCCCCCGCCAAATCGAACCGGGCCTTGTCTCGTTTCCAGGATCGCCGGTGCCTCTCTGCGTATTCAGAAATAAATCTTCCGCATAAAGTCTCGAGGGTCATCTCGCCAGAGGCTCTCTGCCGCAATTGGACTCGTTCTGCCGCGGGATCTCGCTGCGCGTAAGTGTCCCCTTTCGCCTTCTTCGCCAGAGTGCGTGCCGCATCGACACTCAAGTCGGGATACCTGCCAAGCTTGAGCCGACGGAAACGGCGATCGACAGGACTTCTGAATTCCAGGAAGAAAGTCTTCAAACCGGAACGCGCGACACGTAGTCCGAAACCCTTTAGCTCACCATCCCGCAAGAACTGCTCCCGGGAAGAGGGCTTTGCACCCTCTGCCAGCCGGTTGGTCAAACGGACCCAATCAGCGGAACGCATACGTGGACGATACTCCGCACCTCTCTATTTTGGAAGAATTTTGGAAGAATGATGCACCGAATTCGGGCGTAAAAAGCCGGATTTCAGCGTAACGTTTGCGGAGTGAAAAACAGCACTATTTCTTAGGAAAGAATGCCGATTTTATTGGATTTTCTGATGATTCTTATGGAGCGGGTGATCGGTTTCGAACCGACGACCTCGTGCTTGGCAAGCACGCGCTCTACCAACTGAGCTACACCCGCTCGCGAGGCCGGACTAAATCGTTTATCGGGCGTCTGGTCGCAAGTCAAATCAAACCGCCGCACGCTTGCCAGCCGTGCGCACGTCAGGCGGTCTCAACGCGCGGAGCACTTTCAAATAATAATCGATCCCGGACCAGACTGTGACCACCAGCGCGATCCACAGCACGAACATCCCGAATGCGAAGCAATCGACGTGAAAGTACGTGTAGTGAATGAGCAACCCGTGAATCGCGATGACCTGGAGCGCCATCTTGTACTTGCCCAGCTCGTCGGCGCCCATCACCATTCCTTCGGTCGCTGCAACTGCGCGTAGACCGGTCACCATGATCTCCCGGATCACCAGGACCACCACCATCCAGGCGGGGACATTGGGCGAGCGCGCCATCCCGGCGAGCATGATGAGGGCGGTCGTAACCACCAGCTTATCAGCCATCGGGTCGAGGAACTTCCCGATCGCGGTCACGGAGTTGTAGCTGCGCGCTATGTAGCCATCGAAGAAGTCGGTGATGGTCGCGAAGAAGAATACCGCCGCCGCGATCGCAGAGGGCAGCGGGCCGGTCTGCATCAGCAGCCAGACAAGAAGAGGCACACAGGCGATTCGGAGGAGAGTCAGGACATTTGGCGTCGTCAGTTCCACGCCTCGCTCCGCAGCGGTCTTCTTTTGAGAATAAGGCAATCGGATAACTGGCGCAAATTGGCTGTTTCCGTACCAGATCGGGATGAGACCCGCCGACATTGTTGTTGACTGCTAACAGTTCAGCAACGTAGCGTCACTTTAGCAGTCCCCGTGTCAGCAGCGGACCAAAGAGTGGACAGGGTTGGATGAAGCATCGTTTCCAAAGCGATTTTCTCGTCATCGGTGGCGGTATTGCAGGGCTGATGTTCGCGATTCGGGCCGCGGAATTCGGCACCGTCACGGTGCTGACCAAGGCCGAGAGCACTGAAGCCAATACCGCTTACGCGCAGGGCGGCATCGCCAGCGTCTGGAGCGTGCACGACTCGTTCGAATCACACATCGATGACACCTGGCGCGCGGGCGCCGGGCTGTGCGATCGCGCCGCCGTGGAGAGCATCGTCCGGGAAGGTCCGGACGTGGTGCGCGAGTTGATCCGGCTCGGTACCCAGTTCAGCAAGCTCGAACATGGCGACGAGGATGAATATGACCTCGGGCGTGAGGGTGGCCATAGCCATCGTAGGGTGCTGCACGCACAGGATTTGACCGGGCAGGAAATAATGCGCGCTCTAACGGAGGCGGCGCGCGCCAACAAGAATATCCGAACGCTGGAAAATCACGTCGCGGTCAACTTGCTGGTGGAAAGTTCGTTGGACGGTAAGCCGGGTGCGTGCTGGGGCGTTTACGCCTATGACCGGAAGGCGCAGACGGTAAACAGAATTCTGGCGCGCGCGACTCTGCTCGCTACCGGCGGCGCGGGCAAAGTCTATCTCTACACCACGAACCCGGACATCGCGTCGGGGGATGGCGTCGCGATGGCGTATCGCGCCGGTGCCACCATCGCGAACATGGAGTTCTACCAGTTCCATCCGACCTGCCTGTTCCATCCGGCGGCAAAATCTTTCCTGATCTCCGAAGCCCTACGCGGCGAAGGTGCTATCCTGCGGCTGCCCGACGGAACGCCCTTCATGAAGCACTACCACCCGGACGCGGAGTTGGCGCCGCGCGACGTGGTTGCACGTGCCATCGACTCCGAGATGAAGCGGCACGGCTTGGACAACGTTCTCCTCGATTTGAGTCATCGCGATGCCGACTTCATCCGCGGCCGCTTCCCGAATATCTACCGGCGATGTCTCAACTTCGGCTTCGATCTTACCAGAGGTCCGATTCCGGTGGTTCCGGCCGCGCACTACATGTGCGGCGGCGTGCAGACCGATTTGAATGCCTCGACGGAAATTCCTCGTCTCTACGCGGCCGGCGAAGTAGCCATGACCGGCTTACATGGAGCAAATCGTCTGGCATCGAACTCTCTCCTGGAAGCGGCGGTCATGGGGCGGCGCGGGGCGACTGCCGCAGTCGAGATGATCAAATCGGCGAAGGGCGCTCCGCCGGAGTTTCCGGAGTGGGACCCTGGCCGCGCGATTCGAAGCGAGGAGCGGGTGCTGATCACGCAGAGCTGGGACGAGATTCGCCGCCTGCTGTGGAACTACGTCGGAATAGTCCGCAGCGATCGGCGCCTGGAACGGGCGTTGCGGAGGATCGAGCTAATCAAGGAAGAGATTCACACTTACTACTGGTATCACACGATCGATTCCGACTTGATCGAGCTGCGCAACCTGGCAACCGTGGCCGAACTCATCGTCCGCTCGGCGAGGGCGCGCAAGGAATCGCGCGGGCTGCACTACAATATCGACCATCGCGACACCGGCGGAGACGAGTGGCTTCATCCGACCGTCCTTCGTAGAGAATAGAACCAAGGGCTTGATGCCGGATCTTGGAGTCGGTTGCCCGGCGCGGAAGGGATCCAGAAAAGAACCAGGGCTGGCCGAGAAACGCGAGCTAAGAGACAGACACCGGCTGGCGAGTCGGGGTTTCGGCGTAGGAGTATGACAGCCGGTCGCCGTCAAGATCCACCGTTACACGGCCACCCTTGGTGAGTCGGCCGAACAGGACTTCGTCCGCAAGGGTGCGGGCAATTTCGCTTTCGATAAGGCGTGCCAGCGGGCGCGCCCCGAAACGCGGTTCATAGCCGTGTTCTGCCAGCCACTTCTTTGCGGCAGCCGTTGTCGTCAGCACGACCTTTTGCTTGTCCAAGCGGTCCTGAAGCTCGCCCAGAAATTTGTCTACCACTTTCTCGACGACTGGAGCGCTCAGCGGAGCAAATTCAATCGTCGCCGACAACCGGTTGCGGAATTCTGGACTGAACATCCGCTCGATCACGGTTTTCGGCGTGCCGGCGCCTATCCCGCCGTGAAAGCCAATCATCGAACGAGCCAGTTCCTGGGCACCGGCATTAGTGGTCATAACCAGCACAACGTTGCGGAAATCCGCCTTGCGGCCGTTGTTGTCGGTGAGGGTCGCGTGATCCATCACCTGCAGCAGGATATTGAACAGGTCCGGATGGGCTTTTTCGACTTCATCGAGCAACAGCACGGAATGCGGGGTCTTGTTGATCGCATCGGTGAGCAGCCCGCCCTGATCGAAACCAACGTAGCCGGGAGGCGCACCGATCAGACGCGAAACCGTATGCCGCTCCATATATTCCGACATATCGAAGCGCAGAAACTCGACTCCCATGGTCTTGGCCAGCTGACGCGCGACTTCGGTCTTGCCAACCCCGGTTGGACCCGCGAACAGGAACGATCCCACTGGCTTGTCCGGATGACTGAGGCCCGAGCGCGCCAGCTTGATCGCGCGTGCGACCGCCTCGATGGCGGTGTCCTGACCGAAGACTGCCAGCTTGAGGTCTTCCTCGAGGCTCTGCAAACGTGTCCTATCCGTTGAGGAAACCGTGCGCTCAGGAATCTTCGCCATCCGCGCGACGGTGCGCTCGATGTCGCGGACGCCGACCGTGATGGGATCTGGTGAGCCTTTGCCACGCAGGTGCCCTGCGACTCCAGCCTCGTCCATCACGTCGATCGCTTTATCGGGGAGGAAGCGATCGTTGATATAGCGTCCTGACAACTCCACCGCCAGGCGGAGTGCTGGTGCGGTGTAGCGAACGTTATGATGTTTCTCGTAGTAAGACTTGAGTCCATCGAGGATCTGTACGGCTTCCTCTTGGCTCGGCTCGAGCACATCGATGCGTTGAAACCGGCGCGCGAGCGCTTTATCGCGATCGAACGACCGCTTGTATTCCTGGTAGGTCGTCGACCCGATGCATCGAAGATCGCCGGAGGCGAGTGCCGGCTTGAGCAGATTGGAGGCATCCATGGTCGAGCCGGAGGCCGCCCCTGCTCCAACGATGGTGTGAATCTCGTCGATGAATAAGATGCGCTTGGGGTTTCCCACCACCGCCTTGATAATCGCCTTCAGGCGCTGCTCGAAATCGCCGCGAAAGCGCGTGCCCGCGAGGAGAGCGCCCATGTCGACCGCATAGATCTCGACGCCCTTCAGCGCGGGCGGCACTTCGCCGTGATGTACCGCCAACGCCAGCCCTTCCGCGAGCGCGGTTTTGCCGACGCCCGCCTCACCCACGAACACCGGGTTATTCTTGCGGCGGCGGAGCAACACGTGAATCGCCCGCTCGAGCTCATTCTTGCGGCCAACCAGCGGATCGATTTTGCCCTGCGCGGCGCGTTCCGTCAGGTTGATGGTGTAAGTCTTGAGCGCCTTTGACGGCGATACCCTGCGCTCGCCTTCTTCGTCACCGCCGGCGTGCGCTTCGTGCCCCTCTTCGTCGTCGCCCTCTTCTTCAGTGCCGCCGACGTCATGGTCTTCATCGGGACCGGCCTTCGAGACGCCGTGCGAGATGAAATTGATCACGTCAAAGCGACTGACGCCATTCTCCTGGAGAAAGAGAATCGCGGGCGACTCGGTTTCGTGGAACATTGCAACCAGCACGCTCGCGCCGTTGATCTCGGTACGTCCCGCGGACTGCGAATGGACCGCGGCCCGCTGCAGTGCGCGTTGTACGCCAATCGCGTAGCGCGGCGCGACTTCCTCCCCTTTGGGCAGCCGCTCCATTTGCTCATCGAGATAACGCTCGAGCTTTCTCCTGAGGACCTCCAGGTTGGCGCCGCTGTGCTTGAGCACATTGCTGGTAGTGACGTCATGCAGCATCGCGTAGAGCAAATGCTCCAGGCAGACATATTCGTGGCGGCGATTGACCGCCTCGGTCATCGCCAGCTGCAGGGTTACCTGAAGCTCTCGGCTGATGTTTATAGAGGAAGGCATGATCGGCGAGGCCTTTACTCCTTCTCCATCGTGCACTTCAAGGGATACTCCGCCTGGCGGGCAAGTTCCTCGACGGTTCCTACCTTGGTCTCCGCGATTTCGAACGGGTAGACGCCGGCGACTCCCATGCCATTCTGGTGCACGTGGAGCATGATCCGGGTCGCTTCGGCGTGAGGCTTGTGAAAGACCGCTTTCAGCACCTCGACCACGAATTCCATCGGCGTGTAATCGTCGTTCAGCAAGATGACCTTGTAGAGCGGGGGCTTGGCGGTTTTGGCCCTGGTCTTGGTCCGCCGTTCAGTGACGGTGCCACCCTGCCCACCGTCGTCACCATCGCCGTCGCCGCCCGCGGTCTTGGCAAGCATGGTCCAGCGATATTTGCTGTCACCGTTCATAAACCTTCCTGACGTAATAAAGATAGCAGATCGGCGGCGATCAAGGAGCAGGCAAGACACCCTCACGGACTCCTAATCCGGTGTCTACTTCACTTGCTTCAAGCGGCCCGCGGTGCTCCGACGTGGTTTGACAATTCCGAAGCAGAACTAGGCGATCTCTCGCACGTCGCTATTTCGCCTGCGCATAGCAAATGGGAGCGCTCTCGCTGCTCCCATCGCCCGACGAGTGAACCGTGAGCCATGGTTTGTTGGGTGCGCTAGGATTGTTAATCTTCATTCCGCTCGAGGAGCGCTGCGTGGATCAGAATCATTACCAGCTTGGGTCGTGCCGGGTTCTTCGAGTGGGTTCGCGCTCCTAAATTCCTTGGCGAGACACGAAGAATGAACGACGCCGCACAACAATACGAAGCGCAGATCGTCGAAGGAATCGAGAAGGTCCCGCGCGACGATTGGGACGCGGTGCTGGCGCCCGATGACTCGCCGTTTGTGGAATGGGATTGGCTGCGCGCGATGGAGAAATCGGGTGCGGCGGCGCGCGACACCGGATGGGCGCCGTTTCATATCGTCATCCGCCCCCGCGGCGGGCGCAAAATCATCGCCGCGTGTCCGCTCTATCTTAAATCGCACAGCATGGGCGAATTCGTCTTTGACCACGGATGGGCCGACGCGGCCGAGCGCGCGGGGATTCGCTACTACCCCAAGGTGGTGGTTGCGGTGCCTTTCACACCCCACACCGGACGGCGACTGCTGACCGCGCCCGGGGCGGATCGCGTGACCCTCTGCGCGATCCTCGCAAACGCCCTGGTTAAACTGTGCGACGACAATAAGCTGTCTTCGGTGCACGTAAACTTCTGCGCCGAAGACGAGGCCGCGTTGCTAGCGCGCGCCGGGTTCCTGGAGCGGCACGGTTATCAGTATCATTGGCAGAATGCCGGGTTCGCGACTTTCGACGACTACCTGGCGCGCCTCAAGCACAAGCGGCGGACCGCGGTGCGCCACGAGCGCAGCCAGGTTCGCGACGCGGGCATCGAGGTGCGGGTATTGGCGGGAGAGGAAATCGCCGATGCGATGTTCCCGACCATGTTCAAGGTCTACCTGGCGACCATCGAAAAGTTGTACTGGGGGCGCCAATACCTGACGCAGGAATTTTTCGGCCTGCTTCGGCGACACTTCAAGCGACACTTGAGGTTTGTTACAGCCCGAGATCGACGCGAGATCATCGCGGGCGCGATCTGTCTGGAAAAGGCGGGCGTGCTCTACGGGCGGTACTGGGGCTGCTTCCGCGAGGTCCGATTTCTGCACTTCGAGGTCTGCTACTACGCAGGGATCGAACATGCGATCGCCAACGGACTCAAACGATTCGAGCCCGGTGCGGGAGGTGAATACAAGTGGCTGCGCGGGTTCGATCCGGCCCTGACGCGCAGCATGCACTACGTGTCGCCTCCGGGGTTGCGCAGGGCGGTGGGAGATTTTCTGCGGCGCGAGCGCCAGGAAGTTGCGCACTGGATTACCGCGGGAGGCGAGCGCAGTCAGTTGAAGCCGCCGCCACCAAGCGATGAAGAGCAGCAGTAGGCGGAAACGGCAGGACTTTGCTTACCAGGGTCAAGGACCGGGATACTCGGCTGCACGCTGGTTCCACTGAAAGCGCGGTCTTCCACCTGCCCGGTGGTCAGGTCTATTTGCCTTTGCCGCCGACCACTGCGATCGCCGGGGCTTCCGGTTCGGGCACCGGCTCACCGGTGAGGTTCACCACCTGATTTCGATACTTGGTTAAGTGCCCGCGCGCTACCTCGTAAGCTTGCTGTGCCCGACTGAGAGATTTGCCGATTTCCTCGAAGCGGTCCTCGAAATAGCCGAACGCGCTTTGCGCCTTCTTCAGTTCCTCGGTCGCGCGTTCGTAGCTCTTGGCGAACTCGTACATCTTGAAGACCATCTGGATGGACTGAAGTGTGATGATCAGCGTGTTGGGGGACACCGCGAACACCCGTAGTTTGTTGAGGTATTCGCTCAGGTCTCCGTTCAGGACCGTTTCCATGTAGAGCGTCTCGCTCGGCAGATACATTAGCGCCATATCCGTGGTGCCGCTTTCGGGCCGGATGTACGCAGCGATGCGGCGCGCCTGCTCCTTCATGACCCGAGCAAATTCGACTCGCGCGGCGTCCAATGACCGCGGATCGGAGTTGCTGAATAGCGGCAGCACCTGCTCGCGCGGAAACTTTGCATCGATGGGCAGATTGCGCTCGGGAAATTTTACGATCGCGTCGGGACGCCCGGAAATGTCGACTCCCGGCGAGGCCTGCAATTCGTACATGTGTGCGGGCAGGAAATCCTCGAGCAGACGCTCGAGGCTGGCCTCACCGAACTTGCCGCGCAGATGCGGCATCTTGAGCAGGTTGTTCAGGTCATTGATCGAAGCGCCGATCTCCCCGACGTTGCGCAGTTGCTCCTCCGCGGCCAGCAGGTGCTGCTGAACCTTCTCAAACTGCGCGAAGCCTTCTCTAATATTCTGGTCGAGCTTGCTTTGCACCTGGTTGGTGATCGCCAGCAGTTTTTGATCGATCTCGAAGCGTACCGATTCCAGTCCGTCGCGCATCTGCGAAGTCAGCGCCGCGATCTCCAATTTTAGACCGGCCGCCTGTTCCTCGCGTCCGGCCTTAAGCTGCTGTTCCAGGTCGTTTTTCAGAGCGAGAAAGCCTTGCGCGATTCGATCGGCGGTTTCTTGGCGCAAATCACCCTTGGTATCGCTCAGGCGCTCGGCCATGTCCGCGGTCGCGCGCACGAACTTGCCGTCCAAGTCGCGCGCGACCACGTCGAGCTGCTTCACTAGTCTGTCGAAGGAATTTGCCCCTGCGTACGAACGGACCCGGAAAATCGCCATTGCCGCGATCGCAACCAAGCCCGTTACTATCACCGCCGCGACCAGCGCCGCCTCCACCATGTCCACCCCTCACCAGTAATCTTATCGTCCCCCGATTCGGCGGTCTAATCGCGGCGATGCGGGTTTGCACAACGCCTGATATGTTGCCCTGCACGGACCGTGGGCGTGAAAGACCTGCTTAAAAAGGGCTCCATCCTCATCGTGCTTGGCACCGGGGGAGTAGGGAAAACCACCGTAACCGCGGCGCTTGGGATCGCCGGTGCAGAGCGGAATCTGGACACTGCGCTGATCACGGTCGATCCCGCGCGCAGACTGCGCGACGCGCTCGGCTTGAAGCGGCTCGGCGGGCGCCCCACGCGCCTCTCGCGCGGCCACCTCGCGGCCGGCGGACTTGATCCCGCGCTCAAG comes from the Candidatus Binataceae bacterium genome and includes:
- a CDS encoding tyrosine-type recombinase/integrase; this translates as MRSADWVRLTNRLAEGAKPSSREQFLRDGELKGFGLRVARSGLKTFFLEFRSPVDRRFRRLKLGRYPDLSVDAARTLAKKAKGDTYAQRDPAAERVQLRQRASGEMTLETLCGRFISEYAERHRRSWKRDKARFDLAGAVYKDLWKRRISEIIPADLVALHNKITASNGPVTANRTVEAIRTAWNWTRSMRHHAVTENPADAVRRNREYSRERYLRPNEIVALLEALRAEQRRHWRDFFTLVLTLGCRKGELLTARWEDFDFETAIWTLPGGRGKSEKPKVLPLTEGVIEMLRKLPSLEKSEFLFPAPRQRSGSGHMQEPKKAWREILARAKIRDLTIHDLRRTFGTHLGLLGAPTSVIGRALGHTGNSRATLIYTRAELEPVRQALTRYEQSMGLLKSG
- the pgsA gene encoding CDP-diacylglycerol--glycerol-3-phosphate 3-phosphatidyltransferase — protein: MELTTPNVLTLLRIACVPLLVWLLMQTGPLPSAIAAAVFFFATITDFFDGYIARSYNSVTAIGKFLDPMADKLVVTTALIMLAGMARSPNVPAWMVVVLVIREIMVTGLRAVAATEGMVMGADELGKYKMALQVIAIHGLLIHYTYFHVDCFAFGMFVLWIALVVTVWSGIDYYLKVLRALRPPDVRTAGKRAAV
- the nadB gene encoding L-aspartate oxidase; this encodes MKHRFQSDFLVIGGGIAGLMFAIRAAEFGTVTVLTKAESTEANTAYAQGGIASVWSVHDSFESHIDDTWRAGAGLCDRAAVESIVREGPDVVRELIRLGTQFSKLEHGDEDEYDLGREGGHSHRRVLHAQDLTGQEIMRALTEAARANKNIRTLENHVAVNLLVESSLDGKPGACWGVYAYDRKAQTVNRILARATLLATGGAGKVYLYTTNPDIASGDGVAMAYRAGATIANMEFYQFHPTCLFHPAAKSFLISEALRGEGAILRLPDGTPFMKHYHPDAELAPRDVVARAIDSEMKRHGLDNVLLDLSHRDADFIRGRFPNIYRRCLNFGFDLTRGPIPVVPAAHYMCGGVQTDLNASTEIPRLYAAGEVAMTGLHGANRLASNSLLEAAVMGRRGATAAVEMIKSAKGAPPEFPEWDPGRAIRSEERVLITQSWDEIRRLLWNYVGIVRSDRRLERALRRIELIKEEIHTYYWYHTIDSDLIELRNLATVAELIVRSARARKESRGLHYNIDHRDTGGDEWLHPTVLRRE
- the clpA gene encoding ATP-dependent Clp protease ATP-binding subunit ClpA gives rise to the protein MHDGEGVKASPIMPSSINISRELQVTLQLAMTEAVNRRHEYVCLEHLLYAMLHDVTTSNVLKHSGANLEVLRRKLERYLDEQMERLPKGEEVAPRYAIGVQRALQRAAVHSQSAGRTEINGASVLVAMFHETESPAILFLQENGVSRFDVINFISHGVSKAGPDEDHDVGGTEEEGDDEEGHEAHAGGDEEGERRVSPSKALKTYTINLTERAAQGKIDPLVGRKNELERAIHVLLRRRKNNPVFVGEAGVGKTALAEGLALAVHHGEVPPALKGVEIYAVDMGALLAGTRFRGDFEQRLKAIIKAVVGNPKRILFIDEIHTIVGAGAASGSTMDASNLLKPALASGDLRCIGSTTYQEYKRSFDRDKALARRFQRIDVLEPSQEEAVQILDGLKSYYEKHHNVRYTAPALRLAVELSGRYINDRFLPDKAIDVMDEAGVAGHLRGKGSPDPITVGVRDIERTVARMAKIPERTVSSTDRTRLQSLEEDLKLAVFGQDTAIEAVARAIKLARSGLSHPDKPVGSFLFAGPTGVGKTEVARQLAKTMGVEFLRFDMSEYMERHTVSRLIGAPPGYVGFDQGGLLTDAINKTPHSVLLLDEVEKAHPDLFNILLQVMDHATLTDNNGRKADFRNVVLVMTTNAGAQELARSMIGFHGGIGAGTPKTVIERMFSPEFRNRLSATIEFAPLSAPVVEKVVDKFLGELQDRLDKQKVVLTTTAAAKKWLAEHGYEPRFGARPLARLIESEIARTLADEVLFGRLTKGGRVTVDLDGDRLSYSYAETPTRQPVSVS
- the clpS gene encoding ATP-dependent Clp protease adapter ClpS, with the translated sequence MNGDSKYRWTMLAKTAGGDGDGDDGGQGGTVTERRTKTRAKTAKPPLYKVILLNDDYTPMEFVVEVLKAVFHKPHAEATRIMLHVHQNGMGVAGVYPFEIAETKVGTVEELARQAEYPLKCTMEKE
- a CDS encoding GNAT family N-acetyltransferase, producing MNDAAQQYEAQIVEGIEKVPRDDWDAVLAPDDSPFVEWDWLRAMEKSGAAARDTGWAPFHIVIRPRGGRKIIAACPLYLKSHSMGEFVFDHGWADAAERAGIRYYPKVVVAVPFTPHTGRRLLTAPGADRVTLCAILANALVKLCDDNKLSSVHVNFCAEDEAALLARAGFLERHGYQYHWQNAGFATFDDYLARLKHKRRTAVRHERSQVRDAGIEVRVLAGEEIADAMFPTMFKVYLATIEKLYWGRQYLTQEFFGLLRRHFKRHLRFVTARDRREIIAGAICLEKAGVLYGRYWGCFREVRFLHFEVCYYAGIEHAIANGLKRFEPGAGGEYKWLRGFDPALTRSMHYVSPPGLRRAVGDFLRRERQEVAHWITAGGERSQLKPPPPSDEEQQ
- the rmuC gene encoding DNA recombination protein RmuC, with amino-acid sequence MVEAALVAAVIVTGLVAIAAMAIFRVRSYAGANSFDRLVKQLDVVARDLDGKFVRATADMAERLSDTKGDLRQETADRIAQGFLALKNDLEQQLKAGREEQAAGLKLEIAALTSQMRDGLESVRFEIDQKLLAITNQVQSKLDQNIREGFAQFEKVQQHLLAAEEQLRNVGEIGASINDLNNLLKMPHLRGKFGEASLERLLEDFLPAHMYELQASPGVDISGRPDAIVKFPERNLPIDAKFPREQVLPLFSNSDPRSLDAARVEFARVMKEQARRIAAYIRPESGTTDMALMYLPSETLYMETVLNGDLSEYLNKLRVFAVSPNTLIITLQSIQMVFKMYEFAKSYERATEELKKAQSAFGYFEDRFEEIGKSLSRAQQAYEVARGHLTKYRNQVVNLTGEPVPEPEAPAIAVVGGKGK